From Vagococcus jeotgali, one genomic window encodes:
- a CDS encoding carbamoyl phosphate synthase small subunit: MKRLLILEDETYFVGEGFGAKSSVTGEIVFATGMSGYQEMITDPSFKGQLLVFTSPTIGNYGINRDDHESMVSACSAVVVKNVARVASNWRSQQTLGEFLEKREIPGISGIDTRALTKKIREKGAMKASIIDMVPDLEHDFDQLRAIVLPTNQVQEVSTNKPYSIPGTGFHVVVVDFGMKQSILRELIKRDCHITVVPYNTSSEVILSYQPDGVMLSNGPGDPKDLPQVPEMILDIQSQVPVFGICLGHQLLSLANGADSYKMPFGHRGSNHAVREIASDTIYFTSQNHGYAIDQESLVGTDLMVTHVDINDLSVEGVKHKKYPAFSVQFHPDAAPGPHDGVSIFDEFIELMESEGKTHA; the protein is encoded by the coding sequence ATGAAGCGATTGTTAATATTAGAAGATGAAACTTACTTTGTTGGAGAGGGATTTGGTGCCAAATCTTCTGTTACAGGAGAAATTGTGTTTGCAACTGGAATGAGTGGTTACCAAGAGATGATTACAGATCCAAGCTTTAAAGGTCAACTATTAGTATTTACTAGTCCAACGATTGGTAATTACGGGATTAATCGTGATGATCATGAGTCTATGGTATCAGCTTGTTCAGCTGTTGTTGTAAAAAATGTAGCTAGGGTAGCCTCAAATTGGCGATCGCAACAAACATTAGGCGAGTTTTTAGAAAAAAGAGAAATTCCTGGAATCTCTGGAATTGACACAAGAGCTTTGACGAAAAAAATTAGAGAAAAAGGTGCTATGAAAGCAAGTATTATTGACATGGTCCCAGATTTAGAACATGATTTTGATCAATTAAGAGCGATTGTTTTACCAACTAATCAAGTCCAGGAAGTCTCAACTAATAAACCATATAGTATACCAGGTACAGGTTTTCACGTAGTCGTTGTAGATTTTGGCATGAAACAAAGTATTTTAAGAGAACTAATTAAACGTGATTGTCATATCACAGTAGTACCATACAACACAAGTTCAGAAGTTATTTTATCTTATCAGCCAGATGGTGTCATGTTATCAAATGGCCCAGGAGATCCTAAAGACTTACCTCAAGTCCCTGAAATGATTTTAGACATTCAAAGTCAAGTACCTGTGTTTGGTATTTGTTTAGGACATCAGTTACTTAGTCTAGCTAATGGGGCAGATTCTTATAAAATGCCATTTGGACATCGTGGAAGTAACCATGCAGTTAGAGAAATAGCTTCAGATACGATTTATTTCACGTCACAAAATCATGGGTATGCCATTGACCAAGAAAGTCTAGTAGGAACAGATTTAATGGTAACTCATGTTGATATTAATGATTTATCTGTTGAAGGGGTTAAACATAAAAAATACCCTGCTTTTTCTGTTCAATTTCACCCAGATGCAGCACCTGGTCCTCATGACGGTGTTTCAATTTTTGATGAGTTTATTGAATTAATGGAAAGCGAGGGAAAGACACATGCCTAG
- a CDS encoding dihydroorotate dehydrogenase electron transfer subunit, which translates to MLQEMMTVVNQKEIAPDIFEMTLSGELVKEMTKPGQFIHIRIPRSDLLMRRPISLAEIDHSNHTCKIIYRTDGEGTTVLSQLKQNDLLDVLGPLGNGFEIEMVAPGDVVYVIGGGIGIPPLYQLGKELFAKGATIYFLNGFASKEVVYYEEEFKKLGELFIATDDGSCSIKGHVGNLMEEIVLQTKTPKAVFACGPSGLLRSVEERFDNHPHVYLSMEERMACGIGACYACVCPSKKDPAKNKKVCDEGPIFKSGEVII; encoded by the coding sequence ATGTTGCAAGAAATGATGACTGTTGTCAATCAAAAAGAAATCGCACCTGATATTTTTGAAATGACTTTAAGTGGTGAATTAGTTAAAGAGATGACAAAGCCTGGACAATTTATCCATATACGCATACCACGATCAGACTTACTAATGAGGCGTCCTATTAGTTTAGCCGAGATTGATCATAGCAATCATACTTGTAAAATAATCTACCGTACAGATGGTGAGGGGACGACTGTATTAAGTCAGCTGAAACAAAATGATCTCTTAGATGTTCTTGGTCCTTTAGGTAACGGATTTGAAATAGAGATGGTAGCTCCTGGTGATGTTGTATATGTGATAGGTGGAGGTATTGGAATCCCTCCTTTGTACCAACTAGGCAAAGAGTTATTTGCTAAAGGAGCTACGATTTATTTTTTAAATGGGTTTGCTTCTAAAGAAGTGGTGTATTACGAGGAAGAGTTTAAAAAGTTAGGTGAGTTATTTATTGCAACAGATGATGGAAGTTGTAGTATTAAAGGGCATGTTGGTAATTTGATGGAAGAGATTGTTCTTCAAACGAAAACACCTAAAGCTGTTTTTGCTTGTGGCCCTTCTGGATTATTAAGATCAGTTGAAGAACGATTTGACAATCATCCTCATGTGTATCTATCAATGGAGGAGAGAATGGCTTGTGGTATCGGTGCTTGTTACGCTTGTGTGTGTCCATCAAAAAAAGATCCGGCTAAAAATAAAAAAGTATGTGACGAAGGGCCTATTTTTAAATCCGGGGAGGTTATCATATGA
- a CDS encoding aspartate carbamoyltransferase catalytic subunit — protein sequence MIITSEIISLKHLLTAESLSDQEVMGLIQRAQEFKQGAPSTLSQEQYFVSNLFFENSTRTHKSFEVAEKKLGIDVIEFDTKTSSVSKGESLYDTVLTMSAIGAHACVIRHWEEDYYNELIDSKTITTSIINGGDGSGNHPTQCLLDLLTIYEEYGDFENLDIAICGDLSHSRVANSNMKMLKRLGANLYFCGPTEWYNKKYEAYGTYLPIDDVVNQVDVMMMLRVQHERHDEDSIFVKEDYHKAYGLTVARAKEMKEGAIIMHPAPVNRDVELADELVESYQSRITQQMSNGVFMRMAILEAILHGKA from the coding sequence ATGATTATCACATCAGAAATTATTAGTTTGAAACACTTGTTAACAGCTGAATCATTAAGTGATCAAGAGGTCATGGGCTTGATACAAAGGGCTCAAGAATTTAAGCAAGGAGCCCCTTCTACTTTAAGTCAAGAGCAGTATTTTGTATCAAATTTATTTTTTGAAAACAGTACACGAACGCATAAAAGTTTTGAAGTAGCTGAAAAAAAATTAGGCATTGATGTGATAGAGTTTGATACTAAAACCAGTTCGGTTTCTAAAGGAGAATCTTTATATGACACAGTTTTAACTATGTCAGCTATTGGAGCACATGCTTGTGTGATTCGTCACTGGGAAGAGGATTATTACAATGAACTGATCGATAGTAAAACCATTACCACATCCATTATTAATGGGGGTGATGGAAGTGGTAATCATCCAACCCAGTGTCTACTAGATTTATTAACTATCTATGAAGAATATGGGGATTTTGAAAACTTAGATATAGCCATTTGTGGTGATTTAAGCCACTCAAGAGTAGCCAATTCTAATATGAAAATGTTAAAACGCTTAGGAGCTAATTTATATTTTTGTGGACCTACAGAGTGGTATAACAAAAAGTATGAAGCGTACGGGACTTATTTACCAATTGATGACGTTGTTAACCAGGTTGATGTGATGATGATGTTAAGAGTTCAGCATGAACGCCATGATGAGGATAGTATATTTGTAAAAGAAGATTATCATAAAGCATATGGTTTGACTGTTGCAAGAGCTAAAGAAATGAAAGAAGGAGCCATTATTATGCATCCTGCTCCAGTAAACCGAGATGTTGAATTAGCAGATGAGTTAGTTGAGAGTTATCAGTCGCGCATCACACAACAAATGAGTAATGGTGTATTCATGAGAATGGCAATATTAGAAGCAATATTACATGGGAAAGCGTAG
- the carB gene encoding carbamoyl-phosphate synthase large subunit, translating to MPRRDDIKKILVIGSGPIIIGQAAEFDYAGTQACLALREEGYEVVLINSNPATIMTDKDVADKVYIEPITLEFVIKVIRKERPDAILPTLGGQTGLNMAMLLDEMGILKELDIELLGTKISAIDQAEDRDLFKQLMEELDEPIPESVIVHTVKEAVAFGRDIGYPLIVRPAFTLGGTGGGMCDNEEELIEIATSGISLSPVGQCLIEKSIAGFKEIEFEVMRDSKDQGIVVCHMENFDPVGIHTGDSIVFAPCQTLSDVEIQLLRDASLKIIKALKIEGGCNVQLALDPDSFNYYVIEVNPRVSRSSALASKATGIPIAKLAAKIAVGLTLDEMVNPVTGTTYAMFEPALDYVVSKIPRWAFDKFEHGDRLLSTQMKATGEVMALGRTIEESLLKAVRSLEIGVSHIEIGEAKALDDHELVSAMIQAQDDRLFHIAEAIRRGMSIEDIATFTKIDLFFLDKIKHIIEIEENLIEYPDDLEIIIKAKQYGFTDKKIASLVAKTEDEILELRKTHGIIPVYKMVDTCAGEFDSQTPYFYSTYELANESIKTSRESIIVLGSGPIRIGQGVEFDYATVHSVKAIQELGYEAIVINSNPETVSTDFSISDKLYFEPLTLEDVLNITDLEQPKGVIVQFGGQTAINLAEGLTKHGVTVIGTSIEDLDRAENRDKFEQVLKELGIPQPEGATATNEVDAVKIAERIGYPVLVRPSYVLGGRAMEIVWSTKDLKRYMIEAVKASPEHPVLIDRYLVGKECEVDAICDGEDVLIPGIMEHIERAGVHSGDSMAVYPPQNISQAVQEKIVDYTTKLALELNCKGMMNIQFIVHDEAVYVIEVNPRASRTVPFLSKVVDIPMANVATKLILGKTLKDLGYNNGLYKESNLVHIKAPVFSFAKLHEVDTHLGPEMKSTGEVMGSDMTKEKALYKAFEASGMHVDDYGTVLITVSDDAKEEVGELAKRFAKIGYGLLATKGTGEYLMKLGLTVKTVDKISDNDTNDILSSIRNKEVSLVINTTGQGEENNRDGFDIRRTSVESGVPLMTSLDTAEAILHVLEARSFTTLAL from the coding sequence ATGCCTAGAAGAGACGATATAAAAAAAATATTAGTTATCGGGTCAGGGCCTATTATTATTGGTCAAGCAGCAGAATTTGATTATGCAGGAACCCAGGCTTGTTTAGCTCTTAGAGAAGAAGGTTATGAAGTGGTACTGATTAACTCAAACCCTGCGACTATTATGACAGATAAAGATGTAGCAGATAAAGTTTATATCGAACCGATTACTTTAGAATTTGTCATAAAAGTCATTCGTAAAGAAAGGCCGGATGCTATTCTACCAACTCTTGGTGGACAAACAGGACTTAATATGGCAATGTTACTAGATGAGATGGGAATTTTAAAAGAGTTAGATATTGAATTGCTTGGTACAAAAATTAGTGCAATAGATCAAGCAGAGGACCGTGATTTGTTTAAGCAATTAATGGAAGAATTAGATGAACCAATTCCTGAGAGTGTCATTGTTCATACAGTAAAAGAAGCTGTAGCTTTTGGACGTGATATTGGTTACCCCTTGATTGTACGTCCAGCTTTTACTCTAGGAGGAACTGGTGGTGGGATGTGTGATAATGAGGAAGAGTTAATCGAGATTGCAACGAGTGGTATTAGCTTATCACCAGTTGGTCAATGTCTCATCGAAAAAAGTATTGCAGGGTTTAAAGAAATTGAGTTTGAAGTCATGCGTGATAGTAAAGATCAAGGAATTGTCGTTTGTCATATGGAAAACTTTGATCCAGTGGGAATTCATACAGGTGACTCTATCGTCTTTGCCCCTTGTCAAACCTTATCAGATGTGGAAATTCAATTATTAAGAGATGCATCACTTAAGATTATTAAGGCTTTAAAGATTGAGGGTGGTTGTAATGTACAATTAGCTCTTGATCCTGATAGTTTTAACTATTATGTGATTGAAGTTAACCCAAGAGTTAGCAGATCATCAGCTCTAGCTAGTAAAGCTACAGGTATTCCAATTGCTAAATTAGCAGCTAAAATTGCAGTAGGTCTAACTCTTGATGAAATGGTTAATCCCGTGACAGGGACTACGTATGCTATGTTTGAGCCAGCTCTTGATTATGTGGTATCAAAGATTCCAAGATGGGCCTTTGATAAATTTGAGCATGGTGACCGTTTATTAAGTACTCAAATGAAAGCCACAGGTGAGGTTATGGCATTAGGGAGGACTATTGAAGAGTCACTCTTAAAAGCAGTAAGGTCCCTTGAAATTGGTGTAAGTCATATAGAGATAGGCGAAGCTAAAGCCTTGGATGATCACGAATTAGTGAGCGCTATGATTCAAGCTCAAGATGATAGGTTATTTCATATAGCAGAAGCTATCCGAAGAGGGATGAGTATTGAAGATATCGCTACATTTACTAAAATTGATTTATTTTTCCTAGATAAGATTAAACATATTATTGAAATTGAAGAGAATTTAATTGAGTATCCTGATGATTTAGAAATCATCATTAAAGCAAAACAATATGGATTTACAGATAAAAAAATTGCTTCACTGGTTGCTAAAACAGAAGATGAGATTTTAGAGTTAAGAAAAACGCATGGCATTATACCAGTTTATAAAATGGTAGATACTTGTGCAGGAGAGTTTGATTCACAAACACCGTATTTTTATAGCACTTATGAACTTGCAAACGAAAGTATCAAAACTAGTCGTGAATCAATTATTGTCTTAGGATCTGGTCCTATTAGAATCGGACAAGGTGTAGAATTTGATTATGCGACAGTACATTCAGTTAAAGCTATTCAAGAGCTAGGTTATGAAGCTATTGTGATTAATAGTAATCCTGAAACAGTATCAACAGACTTTTCAATCTCTGATAAATTATATTTCGAGCCATTAACATTAGAGGATGTATTAAATATTACTGATTTAGAGCAGCCAAAGGGAGTCATCGTCCAGTTTGGTGGGCAAACTGCCATAAATTTAGCAGAAGGTTTAACAAAACATGGTGTTACAGTGATTGGAACAAGCATAGAAGACCTTGATAGGGCAGAAAATCGTGATAAATTTGAACAAGTTTTAAAAGAATTGGGAATTCCTCAGCCTGAGGGTGCAACTGCAACAAATGAAGTAGATGCGGTGAAGATTGCTGAGAGAATTGGCTATCCTGTACTGGTTAGGCCAAGTTATGTTTTAGGTGGCAGAGCGATGGAAATTGTTTGGAGTACAAAAGATTTAAAACGTTACATGATAGAAGCTGTCAAAGCATCACCAGAGCATCCTGTTTTAATTGATCGATATTTAGTTGGTAAAGAGTGTGAAGTGGATGCAATCTGTGATGGGGAGGATGTTTTAATCCCTGGTATTATGGAGCATATTGAACGAGCTGGTGTTCATTCGGGAGACTCTATGGCAGTCTATCCACCTCAAAATATTAGCCAAGCAGTTCAAGAAAAAATAGTAGATTACACAACAAAACTGGCTTTAGAACTTAATTGTAAAGGTATGATGAATATTCAATTTATTGTACATGATGAAGCAGTTTACGTCATTGAAGTTAACCCAAGAGCTAGTCGAACAGTTCCGTTTTTAAGTAAGGTAGTAGATATTCCGATGGCTAATGTAGCTACAAAGTTGATACTAGGTAAGACGCTAAAAGATTTAGGGTATAACAATGGATTATATAAAGAAAGCAACTTGGTTCATATTAAAGCACCAGTCTTCTCATTTGCAAAACTACATGAGGTAGATACCCACCTAGGTCCAGAGATGAAATCTACTGGTGAGGTCATGGGAAGTGACATGACAAAAGAAAAAGCTCTTTATAAAGCCTTTGAAGCTAGTGGTATGCATGTAGATGATTATGGCACAGTTTTAATTACAGTATCAGATGATGCTAAAGAAGAGGTAGGAGAGCTTGCAAAACGTTTTGCAAAAATCGGTTATGGCTTACTTGCTACAAAAGGCACAGGAGAATATCTAATGAAATTAGGTTTGACAGTAAAAACAGTTGATAAAATTTCAGATAATGATACAAATGACATTCTGAGTAGTATAAGAAATAAAGAAGTTAGTTTAGTCATAAATACTACAGGTCAAGGGGAAGAAAATAATCGTGATGGCTTTGATATTAGACGAACATCAGTTGAAAGTGGGGTACCACTTATGACGTCTCTTGACACGGCAGAAGCTATTTTGCATGTATTAGAGGCGAGAAGTTTTACGACATTAGCACTATAA
- a CDS encoding dihydroorotase, whose amino-acid sequence MKTLIKNGNIVTSQNELIPVDVWIEDGLIKGIGDFKEIEQAFDEAYDACDGLITPGLVDVHVHFREPGFEYKETIETGSKSAARGGFTTVCAMPNLNPVPDTPEKLKTIYKKIKTDSVVNILQYAPITKSLNSEELVDFKELKDSGAFAFTNDGVGVQTAGVMYEAMREAAHLNMSIVAHTEDESLLFDGVMHEGKKSQELGLPGIMSATESSQIARDVLLAQETGVHYHVCHVSTKESVEIIRQAKKHGISVTCEVCPHHLILSEEDITKDHGDFKMNPPLRATEDQQALITGLLDGTIDCIATDHAPHSHEEKDQSMLDSPFGITGSETAFQLMFTHFVKTGRFTLSEIVYWMSEAPSKIFGLKTGTLNIGSPADIAIFNLEEKHMITDNFLSKSKNTPFIGSEVYGDTMMTFVHGRKVWDKKEA is encoded by the coding sequence ATGAAAACATTAATAAAAAATGGCAATATTGTCACAAGTCAAAATGAGTTAATACCAGTTGATGTATGGATTGAAGATGGATTGATTAAAGGAATAGGAGATTTTAAAGAAATAGAACAAGCGTTTGATGAGGCTTATGATGCTTGTGATGGGCTTATTACTCCAGGGTTAGTTGACGTTCATGTTCATTTTAGAGAGCCAGGGTTTGAGTATAAAGAAACTATTGAAACTGGAAGCAAATCAGCAGCACGTGGTGGATTTACCACAGTGTGTGCGATGCCAAATTTAAATCCTGTGCCAGACACACCTGAAAAATTAAAAACCATTTATAAAAAAATTAAGACAGATAGTGTTGTCAATATTTTACAATATGCACCCATTACTAAGTCACTTAATAGTGAAGAGTTAGTTGATTTTAAAGAACTAAAAGATAGCGGGGCTTTTGCTTTTACAAATGACGGTGTTGGGGTTCAAACAGCTGGTGTGATGTATGAAGCAATGAGAGAAGCAGCTCACCTTAATATGAGTATCGTAGCTCACACAGAAGATGAGAGTTTACTATTTGATGGTGTGATGCATGAAGGCAAAAAAAGTCAAGAGCTTGGTTTACCTGGTATTATGAGTGCCACTGAGTCTTCTCAAATTGCTAGAGATGTCCTGTTAGCTCAAGAAACAGGAGTTCACTATCATGTATGTCATGTATCAACGAAAGAAAGTGTAGAAATTATTCGTCAAGCTAAAAAACATGGTATCAGCGTCACCTGTGAAGTTTGCCCTCATCACTTGATTCTATCAGAAGAAGATATCACAAAAGATCATGGTGATTTTAAAATGAACCCCCCACTTAGAGCCACTGAGGATCAGCAAGCCTTAATTACAGGACTACTTGATGGTACGATTGATTGTATTGCAACAGATCATGCCCCTCACTCTCACGAGGAAAAAGATCAAAGCATGCTTGATTCACCTTTTGGTATTACAGGAAGTGAGACGGCGTTTCAGTTAATGTTTACTCATTTTGTTAAAACAGGTCGTTTTACTTTAAGTGAGATTGTGTATTGGATGAGTGAAGCACCTTCAAAGATATTTGGTTTAAAAACAGGAACACTAAATATCGGCTCTCCTGCAGATATTGCTATTTTTAACTTAGAAGAAAAACATATGATTACTGATAATTTCTTATCAAAATCAAAAAACACACCGTTTATAGGTAGTGAAGTTTACGGAGATACGATGATGACTTTTGTTCATGGTAGAAAAGTATGGGATAAAAAGGAGGCTTAA